TCATGATATGTCGGTCCTCAAAAGCTTGCACTGATGAAAATCCGTGATGGAATAAAGCGTCTGGTAAATAGTTTTTAATTTTTTCTCTGCGTCTCTGTGTCTCTGCGGTGAACGGCTACAGTATTTTAGATAAAGGAAAATGGAGATGATAAAAATACACTCTGTGAATTTGTAATGAAATGGCTGGCAGATTTCTATTTCAAAATTCACCATTAGATTGGTGCGGGGTAAACTCTAATTAGTATCTTCGATAACCTCCTCCACCTCCTGGTCCTCTTCTTTGTCTATCTCCTCCTCGACTTTCTCGACTATCTCTACTCCTGGGTGGCCGTGCTTCATCAACTCTTAATGTCCGTCCTGCAAACTCGGTACCGTTTAATGCTTCTTTTGCTTTCTCCGCGTCTGTCTGACTGCCCATTTCAACGAACCCAAACCCTTTACCTTCAATTATATTCACTTGCTTAACTTCCCCGTGGGCGGAAAATAACTCTTCCACCTGTTCCTTAGTTACAGAGTAACTAAGATTTCCTACATAAAGTTTACTACCTTGCATTCTAATAACCTCCTTTTAGGTTTTTTCTCTATATCCATAATGTTTCTTTTTGAGATAGAAGGCAAGATAGCAATTCTAATCTCATAAATAAAAACATTATTAAACCGGAAAGAGAATCGGTTTTAACTAATCATTATCTACCCCCTTTTAGCTTCTGCCAGCCATTTTTTAAAAATTATATCAAACTTTTCTTAATTTGTCAAGTGATTAACCATTTTTTTTTAAATCTTCAACCTTTTGACAGACTTAATTTTCTCTGTATCACCGTTCCTCTTCTTTTTAAGGTTGCAGATTGGCTAATAGGTGTAACATCTCTATCTTCTGCATCATAAACACAGATGATATTTAATCCCTTAAAATATCTTTTTATCAAGAAAATTTCTTCTGGTGATAAGGGTTTTACTTTACATTGTCGCAAAGGTGTATTTATTTGCACCTG
This genomic interval from bacterium contains the following:
- a CDS encoding RNA-binding protein, with translation MQGSKLYVGNLSYSVTKEQVEELFSAHGEVKQVNIIEGKGFGFVEMGSQTDAEKAKEALNGTEFAGRTLRVDEARPPRSRDSRESRGGDRQRRGPGGGGGYRRY